One window of the Salvia miltiorrhiza cultivar Shanhuang (shh) chromosome 6, IMPLAD_Smil_shh, whole genome shotgun sequence genome contains the following:
- the LOC130987984 gene encoding uncharacterized protein LOC130987984 yields the protein MPMNRRSSASSTAAPPPSLKSVQSKLMRIVCRHERLKISFDELRSQVGAGLLEVEDVFVSLAVQLMKLVGLKTAEMAEESRFSTIVTSFDHSEPEDYMKKAMEAGNELMERQRLQLTQLIGLLQNIEAQVNSSQESIFQELANHQASIKRLFQQASSFVSSAHQSGRSNDVMQRVLKLLFAQVGAALGSVETGVEDMVSGLADKMCSPMVQYVHGLKVEMKTGTCSSLLDVVKEMSEAMHVRRLELEEARHQTKAAEASKIEAFSKLTQSQETSKKLMMSLALLQEEECAKGMREDEGKDESLLWELLRQKKQSLSDSPLGPNELLGIGRSNKRLPSKRVIPLLAQRPPKRPHRDSQSSSINAKMLLGSSPSTTTTARRVTRASLKAQQANG from the exons ATGCCGATGAATCGCCGCAGCTCCGCTAGCTCCACCGCCGCTCCGCCGCCGTCGCTCAAATCCGTGCAATCGAAGCTCATGCGCATCGTCTGCCGCCACGAGCGGCTCAAAATCTCGTTCGACGAGCTCCGATCTCAGGTTGGAGCTGGTTTGCTCGAG GTGGAAGACGTGTTCGTGTCGCTGGCTGTACAGCTGATGAAGCTGGTAGGACTGAAGACGGCTGAAATGGCTGAAGAGAGTAGATTCAGCACGATCGTCACTTCTTTTGACCATTCAGAG CCAGAAGATTATATGAAAAAGGCCATGGAAGCTGGCAATGAGCTGATGGAGAGGCAGAGGCTACAGTTAACTCAGCTCATCGGCCTTCTTCAAAACATCGAAGCTCAAGTCAATTCAAGCCAAGAAAGCATCTTTCAGGAGCTCGCCAACCATCAAGCGTCCATAAAACGCCTCTTCCAGCAAGCTTCGTCATTTGTTTCTTCGGCTCATCAGTCCGGCCGAAGCAACGACGTGATGCAAAGGGTTCTGAAGTTATTATTTGCTCAAGTAGGAGCTGCACTTGGATCAGTGGAGACCGGGGTGGAAGACATGGTCAGCGGACTGGCTGACAAGATGTGCAGTCCCATGGTTCAGTACGTGCACGGACTTAAGGTTGAAATGAAAACAGGAACGTGCTCAAGTTTGTTGGATGTTGTTAAGGAGATGAGTGAAGCAATGCATGTCAGGAGGCTTGAGTTGGAAGAAGCAAGACATCAGACGAAGGCAGCAGAAGCAAGCAAGATCGAGGCATTTAGCAAGTTAACACAGTCACAAGAAACAAGCAAGAAGCTGATGATGTCATTAGCATTGTTACAGGAAGAAGAG TGTGCAAAAGGGATGAGAGAAGATGAAGGGAAAGATGAGAGCTTGTTGTGGGAGCTACTGAGGCAGAAAAAGCAATCACTCTCAGACAGTCCTCTTGGACCAAACGAGCTTCTAGGCATAggaagaagcaacaaaagactCCCTTCAAAAAGGGTGATTCCCTTGCTCGCTCAGAGGCCTCCTAAACGTCCTCACCGTGATTCGCAGTCTTCTTCCATCAATGCCAAGATGCTCTTAGGTTCATCCccttcaacaacaacaacagccaGACGTGTAACTCGCGCATCACTAAAAGCCCAGCAGGCGAACGGGTAA
- the LOC130987983 gene encoding glycine--tRNA ligase, mitochondrial 1-like, protein MDAAQEAQRREAFRHAVVNALERRLFYIPSFKIYRGVAGLYDYGPPGCAVKANVLAFWRQHFVLEENMLEVDCPCVTPEIVLKASGHVDKFTDLMVKDEKTGTCYRADHLLKDYCKEKLEKDPKLSEEKAAELRHVLAVLDEFSAEELGAKIKEYGITAPDTKNSLSDPYPFNLMFQTSIGPSGSSTGYMRPETAQGIFVNFKDLYYYNGNKLPFAAAQIGQAFRNEISPRQGLLRVREFTLAEIEHFVDPDDKSHPKFAEVSKLEFLMFPREDQVSGRQARRIAIGEAVSQGVVNNETLGYFIGRVYLFLTLLGIDKDRLRFRQHLANEMAHYAADCWDAEIECSYGWIECVGIADRSAYDLHAHTDKSGVELVAHEKYAEPREVEKLVITPVKKDLGLAFKGNQKMVVEALLAMEEKEAMELKETLEEKLEAEFRVCTLDKVVTIKKNMVSISKEVKKEHQRTFTPSVIEPSFGIGRIIYCLYEHSFYTRANKDGDEQLNVFRFPPLVAPIKCTVFPLVQNQQYEEVAKSIARSLTAVGISYKIDITGTSIGKRYARTDELGVPFAITVDSTTSVTVRERDSKQQIRVDVDKVASLMKEVTDGVSTWPDVLWKYPTHSS, encoded by the exons ATGGACGCCGCGCAAGAAGCTCAGAGGCGGGAGGCTTTCCGGCACGCCGTTGTCAACGCGCTCGAACGGCGGCTGTTCTACATCCCTTCCTTCAAGATCTACCGCGGCGTCGCCGGACTTTACGATTATGGCCCCCCTGGTTGCGCCGTCAAGGCCAATGTCCTCGCGTTCTGGCGCCAG CACTTTGTTCTAGAAGAGAACATGTTGGAAGTTGATTGCCCGTGTGTTACCCCGGAGATTGTGCTGAAGGCGTCTGGCCATGTTGACAAGTTCACTGACCTTATGGTCAAGGATGAAAAGACAGGAACTTGTTACCGAGCAGATCATTTGCTCAAGGATTATTGCAAAGAGAAGCTTGAGAAAGATCCTAAGCTGAGTGAAGAGAAGGCGGCGGAACTGAGGCATGTACTTGCCGTGCTGGATGAATTCTCTGCTGAAGAACTTGGTGCAAAGATCAAAGAATATGGCATCACTGCTCCAGATACGAAAAACAGTCTCTCTGATCCCTATCCGTTTAATCTAATGTTTCAGACATCAATAGGGCCATCTGGGTCGAGCACTGG ATACATGCGTCCTGAAACAGCTCAAGGTATTTTTGTGAACTTTAAGGACTTGTATTACTACAATGGAAATAAGCTTCCTTTTGCAGCTGCACAAATTGGTCAAGCTTTTCGGAATGAG ATATCTCCACGGCAAGGTCTCTTAAGGGTTCGCGAATTTACGCTGGCTGAGATTGAACACTTCGTGGATCCTGATGACAAGTCCCATCCTAAGTTTGCTGAAGTTTCCAAGTTGGAATTTCTTATGTTCCCAAGAGAAGACCAGGTGTCTGGACGACAAGCAAGGAGAATAGCAATTGGTGAAGCAGTTTCTCAG GGTGTTGTCAATAATGAAACGCTCGGATATTTTATAGGGAGAGTATACTTGTTCCTCACCTTACTTGGAATTGATAAAGACCGCCTACGGTTCCGCCAGCATCTTGCAAATGAGATGGCACATTACGCTGCTGATTGTTGGGATGCTGAAATTGAATGCTCTTATGGATGGATTGAGTGCGTTGGTATTGCTGATAGATCAGCATATGATTTACATGCTCACACG GATAAAAGCGGTGTAGAACTAGTGGCTCATGAGAAATATGCTGAACCTAGAGAAGTGGAG AAACTTGTCATAACTCCTGTTAAGAAAGACTTGGGTCTTGCTTTCAAGGGCAACCAAAAGATGGTGGTTGAAGCATTACTG GCTATGGAAGAAAAGGAAGCTATGGAGTTAAAAGAAACTTTGGAAGAAAAATTAGAGGCTGAGTTCCGTGTTTGTACTCTTGACAAAGTTGTGACTATAAAGAAAAACATGGTGTCTATCTCCAAAGAAGTTAAAAAAGAACACCAGAGGACTTTCACGCCATCTGTGATTGAACCTTCTTTTGGCATTGGGAGAATCATATACTGTCTCTATGAACATTCTTTTTATACGAGGGCTAATAAAGACGGGGATGAACAGTTGAATGTCTTCCGCTTCCCTCCATTGGTAGCTCCAATCAAATGTACAGTATTTCCCCTTGTCCAAAACCAACAATACGAGGAAGTTGCCAAAAGCATTGCCAGGTCATTGACTGCCGTTGGGATTTCTTATAAGATTGATATAACAG GTACCTCGATAGGAAAGAGATACGCAAGAACTGATGAACTTGGAGTTCCTTTCGCCATCACAGTTGATTCTACAACCTCCGTGACAGTGCGTGAAAGAGATAGCAAGCAGCAAATTCGTGTAGACGTGGATAAGGTGGCATCTTTGATGAAAGAGGTGACTGATGGTGTGAGCACATGGCCGGATGTATTGTGGAAATACCCTACTCATTCATCCTGA
- the LOC130987986 gene encoding glycine--tRNA ligase, mitochondrial 1-like isoform X1 has product MEVLKKRVFSLWPPFHRSGAAFFTTKAYSTVPSTQTLSVQQQNREAFRQAVVNTLERRLFYIPSFKIYGGVAGLYDYGPPGCAVKANVLALWRQHFVLEENMLEVDCPCVTPGIVLEASGHVDKFTDLMVKDEKTGACYRADHLLKDFCKDKLEKDHKLSAERAAELRHILAVLDDFSAEELCAKIKEYGITAPDTKNALSNPYPFNLMFQTSIGPSGSSPGYMRPETAQGIFVNFKDLYYYNGNKLPFAAAQIGQAFRNEISPRQGLLRVREFTLAEIEHFVDPEDKSFPKFSDVSDLELYMFPREDQMSGQPTRRITIGEAVSQGIIDNETLGYYIGRVYLFLTQLGIAKDRLRFRQHLENEMAHYSVDCWDAEIESSYGWIECVGIADRSAYDLNAHADRSGVPLVAYEKYQQPREVEKLVVVPVKKELGLAFKGNHRMVVEALEAMGDKEAMEMKASLEGKGECEFRVCALNKVVTIKNSMVSISIEKKKEQQRVFTPSVIEPSFGIGRIIYCLYEHSFYTRPSKGGDEQVNVFRFTPLVAPIKCTVFPLVQNRQYEDVAKQIAKSLTAFGISYKIDVTGTSIGKRYARTDELGVPFAVTVDTTSSVTVRERDSKQQIRVDVDEVASVVKQLTDGTSTWAGVLLRYPAHSP; this is encoded by the exons ATGGAAGTCTTGAAGAAGAGAGTATTTTCTCTGTGGCCGCCATTTCATCGGAGTGGCGCTGCTTTTTTCACAACTAAAGCATATTCAACTGTGCCTTCAACGCAAACCCTCTCTGTTCAACAACAG AACCGGGAGGCGTTCCGGCAAGCTGTTGTTAACACACTAGAGCGCCGGCTGTTTTACATCCCTTCCTTCAAAATCTATGGTGGTGTTGCTGGACTTTATGATTATGGTCCACCTGGTTGCGCTGTCAAGGCCAACGTCCTTGCCCTTTGGCGTCAG CATTTTGTACTTGAAGAGAACATGTTGGAAGTTGACTGCCCGTGTGTTACGCCAGGCATTGTACTGGAGGCATCAGGTCATGTCGATAAGTTCACTGACCTTATGGTCAAAGATGAAAAGACGGGAGCTTGTTACCGAGCAGATCATTTGCTCAAGGATTTCTGCAAAGACAAACTTGAGAAAGACCACAAACTTAGTGCAGAGAGGGCAGCAGAATTGAGACACATTCTTGCCGTTTTAGATGATTTCTCCGCGGAGGAGCTTTGTGCGAAGATTAAGGAGTACGGCATTACTGCTCCAGATACTAAGAACGCTCTCTCAAACCCGTATCCTTTCAATCTAATGTTTCAGACATCAATTGGGCCATCTGGATCCAGCCCTGG GTACATGCGTCCGGAGACTGCTCAAGGTATTTTTGTGAACTTTAAGGACTTATACTACTATAATGGCAACAAGCTTCCTTTTGCAGCTGCACAGATCGGTCAAGCTTTCAGAAACGAG ATCTCTCCaaggcaaggccttttaagggtcCGCGAATTTACGCTTGCTGAGATTGAACATTTTGTGGATCCTGAGGACAAGTCCTTCCCTAAATTTTCCGACGTTTCAGACTTGGAATTATATATGTTCCCAAGAGAAGACCAGATGTCTGGACAACCAACAAGAAGGATAACTATTGGAGAAGCAGTTTCTCAG GGGATCATCGATAATGAAACACTTGGTTATTATATAGGGAGGGTATACTTGTTTCTAACTCAACTTGGAATTGCTAAAGATCGTCTGCGTTTCCGTCAACATCTGGAAAATGAGATGGCACACTATTCTGTAGACTGTTGGGACGCTGAAATAGAAAGCTCTTATGGTTGGATTGAGTGTGTTGGAATTGCTGATAGATCAGCATATGATTTGAACGCTCATGCG GATCGAAGCGGTGTACCCTTGGTGGCATACGAAAAGTATCAACAACCTCGAGAAGTCGAG AAACTTGTGGTCGTTCCCGTTAAAAAGGAGCTCGGTCTTGCCTTCAAAGGTAACCATAGGATGGTGGTGGAAGCATTAGAG GCGATGGGCGATAAAGAAGCGATGGAGATGAAAGCGAGCTTGGAAGGCAAGGGGGAGTGCGAGTTCCGTGTTTGTGCTCTTAACAAAGTTGTCACTATAAAGAATAGTATGGTGTCTATCTCCATAGAGAAGAAAAAGGAACAACAAAGGGTTTTCACACCTTCGGTCATCGAGCCATCATTTGGAATCGGAAGGATCATATACTGTCTCTATGAACACTCCTTTTACACGAGGCCTAGTAAAGGCGGTGACGAGCAAGTGAACGTCTTCCGTTTCACCCCATTGGTAGCTCCCATCAAATGCACGGTATTTCCCCTGGTTCAGAACCGACAATACGAGGATGTTGCTAAGCAGATCGCCAAGTCACTGACGGCTTTTGGCATCTCGTACAAGATTGATGTAACAG GTACCTCTATAGGAAAGAGATATGCTAGGACCGATGAACTCGGAGTTCCTTTCGCCGTTACAGTTGATACCACGTCCTCTGTTACCGTTCGAGAAAGAGATAGCAAGCAGCAGATTCGTGTCGATGTGGATGAGGTGGCATCCGTGGTCAAGCAGCTGACGGATGGCACGAGCACGTGGGCTGGTGTGTTGCTGAGATATCCTGCCCATTCGCCGTAA
- the LOC130987986 gene encoding glycine--tRNA ligase, mitochondrial 1-like isoform X2, whose translation MLEVDCPCVTPGIVLEASGHVDKFTDLMVKDEKTGACYRADHLLKDFCKDKLEKDHKLSAERAAELRHILAVLDDFSAEELCAKIKEYGITAPDTKNALSNPYPFNLMFQTSIGPSGSSPGYMRPETAQGIFVNFKDLYYYNGNKLPFAAAQIGQAFRNEISPRQGLLRVREFTLAEIEHFVDPEDKSFPKFSDVSDLELYMFPREDQMSGQPTRRITIGEAVSQGIIDNETLGYYIGRVYLFLTQLGIAKDRLRFRQHLENEMAHYSVDCWDAEIESSYGWIECVGIADRSAYDLNAHADRSGVPLVAYEKYQQPREVEKLVVVPVKKELGLAFKGNHRMVVEALEAMGDKEAMEMKASLEGKGECEFRVCALNKVVTIKNSMVSISIEKKKEQQRVFTPSVIEPSFGIGRIIYCLYEHSFYTRPSKGGDEQVNVFRFTPLVAPIKCTVFPLVQNRQYEDVAKQIAKSLTAFGISYKIDVTGTSIGKRYARTDELGVPFAVTVDTTSSVTVRERDSKQQIRVDVDEVASVVKQLTDGTSTWAGVLLRYPAHSP comes from the exons ATGTTGGAAGTTGACTGCCCGTGTGTTACGCCAGGCATTGTACTGGAGGCATCAGGTCATGTCGATAAGTTCACTGACCTTATGGTCAAAGATGAAAAGACGGGAGCTTGTTACCGAGCAGATCATTTGCTCAAGGATTTCTGCAAAGACAAACTTGAGAAAGACCACAAACTTAGTGCAGAGAGGGCAGCAGAATTGAGACACATTCTTGCCGTTTTAGATGATTTCTCCGCGGAGGAGCTTTGTGCGAAGATTAAGGAGTACGGCATTACTGCTCCAGATACTAAGAACGCTCTCTCAAACCCGTATCCTTTCAATCTAATGTTTCAGACATCAATTGGGCCATCTGGATCCAGCCCTGG GTACATGCGTCCGGAGACTGCTCAAGGTATTTTTGTGAACTTTAAGGACTTATACTACTATAATGGCAACAAGCTTCCTTTTGCAGCTGCACAGATCGGTCAAGCTTTCAGAAACGAG ATCTCTCCaaggcaaggccttttaagggtcCGCGAATTTACGCTTGCTGAGATTGAACATTTTGTGGATCCTGAGGACAAGTCCTTCCCTAAATTTTCCGACGTTTCAGACTTGGAATTATATATGTTCCCAAGAGAAGACCAGATGTCTGGACAACCAACAAGAAGGATAACTATTGGAGAAGCAGTTTCTCAG GGGATCATCGATAATGAAACACTTGGTTATTATATAGGGAGGGTATACTTGTTTCTAACTCAACTTGGAATTGCTAAAGATCGTCTGCGTTTCCGTCAACATCTGGAAAATGAGATGGCACACTATTCTGTAGACTGTTGGGACGCTGAAATAGAAAGCTCTTATGGTTGGATTGAGTGTGTTGGAATTGCTGATAGATCAGCATATGATTTGAACGCTCATGCG GATCGAAGCGGTGTACCCTTGGTGGCATACGAAAAGTATCAACAACCTCGAGAAGTCGAG AAACTTGTGGTCGTTCCCGTTAAAAAGGAGCTCGGTCTTGCCTTCAAAGGTAACCATAGGATGGTGGTGGAAGCATTAGAG GCGATGGGCGATAAAGAAGCGATGGAGATGAAAGCGAGCTTGGAAGGCAAGGGGGAGTGCGAGTTCCGTGTTTGTGCTCTTAACAAAGTTGTCACTATAAAGAATAGTATGGTGTCTATCTCCATAGAGAAGAAAAAGGAACAACAAAGGGTTTTCACACCTTCGGTCATCGAGCCATCATTTGGAATCGGAAGGATCATATACTGTCTCTATGAACACTCCTTTTACACGAGGCCTAGTAAAGGCGGTGACGAGCAAGTGAACGTCTTCCGTTTCACCCCATTGGTAGCTCCCATCAAATGCACGGTATTTCCCCTGGTTCAGAACCGACAATACGAGGATGTTGCTAAGCAGATCGCCAAGTCACTGACGGCTTTTGGCATCTCGTACAAGATTGATGTAACAG GTACCTCTATAGGAAAGAGATATGCTAGGACCGATGAACTCGGAGTTCCTTTCGCCGTTACAGTTGATACCACGTCCTCTGTTACCGTTCGAGAAAGAGATAGCAAGCAGCAGATTCGTGTCGATGTGGATGAGGTGGCATCCGTGGTCAAGCAGCTGACGGATGGCACGAGCACGTGGGCTGGTGTGTTGCTGAGATATCCTGCCCATTCGCCGTAA
- the LOC130987986 gene encoding glycine--tRNA ligase, mitochondrial 1-like isoform X3 — translation MVKDEKTGACYRADHLLKDFCKDKLEKDHKLSAERAAELRHILAVLDDFSAEELCAKIKEYGITAPDTKNALSNPYPFNLMFQTSIGPSGSSPGYMRPETAQGIFVNFKDLYYYNGNKLPFAAAQIGQAFRNEISPRQGLLRVREFTLAEIEHFVDPEDKSFPKFSDVSDLELYMFPREDQMSGQPTRRITIGEAVSQGIIDNETLGYYIGRVYLFLTQLGIAKDRLRFRQHLENEMAHYSVDCWDAEIESSYGWIECVGIADRSAYDLNAHADRSGVPLVAYEKYQQPREVEKLVVVPVKKELGLAFKGNHRMVVEALEAMGDKEAMEMKASLEGKGECEFRVCALNKVVTIKNSMVSISIEKKKEQQRVFTPSVIEPSFGIGRIIYCLYEHSFYTRPSKGGDEQVNVFRFTPLVAPIKCTVFPLVQNRQYEDVAKQIAKSLTAFGISYKIDVTGTSIGKRYARTDELGVPFAVTVDTTSSVTVRERDSKQQIRVDVDEVASVVKQLTDGTSTWAGVLLRYPAHSP, via the exons ATGGTCAAAGATGAAAAGACGGGAGCTTGTTACCGAGCAGATCATTTGCTCAAGGATTTCTGCAAAGACAAACTTGAGAAAGACCACAAACTTAGTGCAGAGAGGGCAGCAGAATTGAGACACATTCTTGCCGTTTTAGATGATTTCTCCGCGGAGGAGCTTTGTGCGAAGATTAAGGAGTACGGCATTACTGCTCCAGATACTAAGAACGCTCTCTCAAACCCGTATCCTTTCAATCTAATGTTTCAGACATCAATTGGGCCATCTGGATCCAGCCCTGG GTACATGCGTCCGGAGACTGCTCAAGGTATTTTTGTGAACTTTAAGGACTTATACTACTATAATGGCAACAAGCTTCCTTTTGCAGCTGCACAGATCGGTCAAGCTTTCAGAAACGAG ATCTCTCCaaggcaaggccttttaagggtcCGCGAATTTACGCTTGCTGAGATTGAACATTTTGTGGATCCTGAGGACAAGTCCTTCCCTAAATTTTCCGACGTTTCAGACTTGGAATTATATATGTTCCCAAGAGAAGACCAGATGTCTGGACAACCAACAAGAAGGATAACTATTGGAGAAGCAGTTTCTCAG GGGATCATCGATAATGAAACACTTGGTTATTATATAGGGAGGGTATACTTGTTTCTAACTCAACTTGGAATTGCTAAAGATCGTCTGCGTTTCCGTCAACATCTGGAAAATGAGATGGCACACTATTCTGTAGACTGTTGGGACGCTGAAATAGAAAGCTCTTATGGTTGGATTGAGTGTGTTGGAATTGCTGATAGATCAGCATATGATTTGAACGCTCATGCG GATCGAAGCGGTGTACCCTTGGTGGCATACGAAAAGTATCAACAACCTCGAGAAGTCGAG AAACTTGTGGTCGTTCCCGTTAAAAAGGAGCTCGGTCTTGCCTTCAAAGGTAACCATAGGATGGTGGTGGAAGCATTAGAG GCGATGGGCGATAAAGAAGCGATGGAGATGAAAGCGAGCTTGGAAGGCAAGGGGGAGTGCGAGTTCCGTGTTTGTGCTCTTAACAAAGTTGTCACTATAAAGAATAGTATGGTGTCTATCTCCATAGAGAAGAAAAAGGAACAACAAAGGGTTTTCACACCTTCGGTCATCGAGCCATCATTTGGAATCGGAAGGATCATATACTGTCTCTATGAACACTCCTTTTACACGAGGCCTAGTAAAGGCGGTGACGAGCAAGTGAACGTCTTCCGTTTCACCCCATTGGTAGCTCCCATCAAATGCACGGTATTTCCCCTGGTTCAGAACCGACAATACGAGGATGTTGCTAAGCAGATCGCCAAGTCACTGACGGCTTTTGGCATCTCGTACAAGATTGATGTAACAG GTACCTCTATAGGAAAGAGATATGCTAGGACCGATGAACTCGGAGTTCCTTTCGCCGTTACAGTTGATACCACGTCCTCTGTTACCGTTCGAGAAAGAGATAGCAAGCAGCAGATTCGTGTCGATGTGGATGAGGTGGCATCCGTGGTCAAGCAGCTGACGGATGGCACGAGCACGTGGGCTGGTGTGTTGCTGAGATATCCTGCCCATTCGCCGTAA
- the LOC130987988 gene encoding uncharacterized protein LOC130987988, which yields MERTLKQKEEDDIEEEIFYSPNCMDEQNEEIQSNDDEEKKKIHHLREIVAKQDPACEEVDEATLRRFLRARDLDIEKASTMLMKYLTWRRNFVPTGSISASEAPNHVAHKKVFMQGRDKRGCPVAVVFGAKHFPCKGNNEEFKRFAVFVLDKICSRIPNGEEKFTIIVDLEGFGYSNSDVRGNIAALSILQNYYPERLKKLFFIHVSYIFMAAWKIVYPFVDKNTRKKITFVENKKLQSALLEEIDVDQLPHIYGGKLQLVPIQDA from the exons ATGGAGAGAACTTTGAAGCAAAAAGAAGAAGACGACATCGAAGAAGAAATATTCTACTCTCCTAATTGTATGGATGAACAAAATGAAGAGATTCAAAGCAATGATGatgaggaaaagaagaagattcATCATTTGAGAGAGATAGTTGCAAAGCAAGACCCAGCTTGCGAG GAAGTAGATGAGGCGACATTGAGAAGATTTCTTCGTGCTCGTGATCTCGACATCGAGAAGGCTTCAACGATGCTGATGAAGTACTTGACATGGAGGCGAAACTTCGTCCCAACGGGCTCGATTTCAGCATCGGAGGCCCCGAATCACGTGGCACATAAGAAGGTGTTTATGCAAGGCAGAGACAAGAGAGGCTGTCCAGTTGCAGTCGTCTTTGGTGCTAAGCATTTTCCCTGCAAAGGAAACAATGAGGAATTCAAAC gTTTTGCAGTGTTTGTTTTGGATAAAATATGCTCGAG AATTCCTAATGGAGAGGAGAAGTTCACAATTATTGTAGATCTTGAAGGATTTGGGTACTCCAACAGCGATGTTCGAGGGAATATTGCAGCCCTTTCGATTTTACAG AATTATTACCCGGAAAGGCTCAAGAAACTGTTCTTCATTCATGTATCTTACATATTCATGGCGGCATGGAAGATTGTGTATCCATTTGTCGACAAAAATACCAGAAAAAAG ATCACATTTGTGGAAAACAAGAAACTACAAAGTGCTCTGCTGGAGGAGATAGATGTAGATCAGCTTCCACATATTTATGGAGGCAAATTGCAATTAGTTCCAATTCAAGATgcctaa
- the LOC130990057 gene encoding SEC14 cytosolic factor-like, whose amino-acid sequence MERTLKQKEEDDVEEEIFYSPNCIDEENEEIQSNDDEEKKKIHHLREIVAKQDPAACEEVDEGTLRRFLRDRDLDIEKASTMLMKYLTWRRSFVPTGSISASEAPNHVAHKKVFVQGTDKRGCPVAVVFGAKHFPSKGNNEEFKRFAVFVLDKICSRIPNGEEKFTSIVDLEGFGYSNSDVRGYIAVLSILQNYYPERLQKVFLIHASYVFMAAWKVVYPFVDKNTRKKITFVENKKIQSALLEEIDVDQLPYIYGGKLQLVPIQDV is encoded by the exons ATGGAGAGAACTTTGAAGCAAAAAGAAGAAGACGACGTAGAAGAAGAAATATTCTACTCTCCTAATTGTATTGATGAAGAAAATGAAGAGATTCAAAGCAATGATGatgaggaaaagaagaagattcATCATTTGAGAGAGATAGTTGCAAAGCAAGATCCTGCAGCTTGCGAG GAAGTAGATGAGGGCACATTGAGAAGATTTCTTCGTGATCGTGATCTCGACATCGAGAAGGCTTCGACGATGCTGATGAAGTACTTGACATGGAGGCGAAGCTTCGTCCCAACGGGCTCGATTTCAGCATCGGAGGCCCCGAATCACGTAGCACATAAGAAGGTGTTCGTGCAAGGCACAGACAAGAGAGGTTGTCCAGTTGCAGTCGTCTTTGGTGCTAAGCATTTTCCCAGCAAAGGAAACAATGAGGAATTCAAAC GTTTTGCAGTGTTTGTTTTGGATAAAATATGCTCGAG AATTCCTAATGGAGAGGAGAAGTTCACATCTATTGTAGATCTTGAAGGATTTGGGTACTCCAACAGTGATGTTCGAGGGTATATTGCAGTTCTTTCGATTTTACAG AATTATTACCCGGAAAGACTTCAGAAAGTGTTCTTAATTCACGCATCTTACGTATTCATGGCGGCATGGAAGGTTGTGTATCcatttgtggacaaaaatactAGAAAAAAG ATCACATTTGTGGAAAACAAGAAAATACAAAGTGCTCTGCTGGAGGAGATAGATGTGGATCAGCTTCCATATATTTATGGAGGCAAATTGCAATTAGTTCCAATTCAAGATGTCTAA